In the Candidatus Chlamydia sanziniae genome, TGATCGCGATGTTATCGCTATTTGGCATTATTATATTCAGGGAATGATAGCTACAGGACAGTATCTTCCTAATAAGCAAGATTTGTTAGTCAGTGGGGTTCCAAGGACATTAAAACAAGCTAGGTTATTGGATGCTTATCTCCATGTGCGTCATGTTATCCTTCTAGAGGTTGCTGATGAGACTAAACTTTTGGAGAGAACGCAACGTTCTTTGCATAAAAAAGGCCGTCTTGATGAAGTATCTGTTGAAGTGTTACAGAAGCGCTTGCAGACGTATAAAAAGGAAATAAAAGAGATAGTTCAGTACTATCCTAGACATAAAATTTCCCGTATCAATGCAGAACAAAAGTCTTTAGAA is a window encoding:
- a CDS encoding adenylate kinase family protein, with protein sequence MVSEEISKTIHLYTQPFSSILLFGPPGAGKDFLGHFIANAGHQVYVSLGDIFRRYPLESPIRKLFHKYAVLGTLIPDRDVIAIWHYYIQGMIATGQYLPNKQDLLVSGVPRTLKQARLLDAYLHVRHVILLEVADETKLLERTQRSLHKKGRLDEVSVEVLQKRLQTYKKEIKEIVQYYPRHKISRINAEQKSLEVLRDILSRLAHVLSHPCNLGD